One stretch of Muribaculum intestinale DNA includes these proteins:
- the smpB gene encoding SsrA-binding protein SmpB, which translates to MNSKEINIKNRRATYDYAITETFTAGIVLTGTEIKSLRQGKASLVDTFCLVDNGEVWVKNMYIAEYFYGTYNNHTERRDRKLLLNRKEIARMEKSGKEAGFTIVPLRLFINERGLAKLVVGIARGKKEYDKRQSIKEREDKRDMARMMQK; encoded by the coding sequence ATGAACAGTAAAGAAATCAACATAAAAAACCGGCGTGCCACCTACGACTACGCCATCACCGAGACTTTTACAGCGGGGATTGTGCTTACCGGCACCGAGATAAAGTCGCTGCGCCAGGGAAAAGCGAGCCTTGTCGACACATTCTGCCTTGTCGACAACGGAGAGGTATGGGTGAAAAACATGTATATCGCCGAATACTTCTACGGCACCTACAACAACCACACCGAACGCCGCGACCGCAAGCTGCTGCTCAACCGCAAGGAGATAGCGCGTATGGAGAAATCGGGAAAAGAGGCCGGATTTACCATTGTTCCGCTGCGCCTGTTTATCAATGAGCGCGGTCTGGCCAAGCTGGTTGTGGGCATAGCCCGCGGTAAAAAAGAGTACGACAAGCGCCAGTCAATCAAAGAGCGCGAGGACAAGCGCGACATGGCCCGCATGATGCAGAAATAA
- a CDS encoding glycoside hydrolase family 16 protein gives MNRLLSIVISALPIMALASNDPAPDQYKWRLAWEENFDGTQIDSTAWSKCTRGNPDWQNTQSPDPRLYEVSDGTLKLRGIVNDDTTKDPAPYLTGGIWTKDKKSFDPGRFEIRAKLHGAKGAWPAIWLLPYDHKNNMWPNGGEIDIMERLNNNHGAYQTVHSHYTHDLGRTANPQSTGIYPINREEFNVYGVEMYPDKIVFMINGEPTLTYPKVNDGAEGQFPFYIPQYLLIDMQLGGQWVGDVDPADLPVEMEIDWVRYYEPVK, from the coding sequence ATGAACCGCTTATTGTCTATTGTTATTTCGGCGCTGCCAATTATGGCGCTTGCATCTAACGACCCTGCCCCCGACCAATACAAGTGGCGTCTCGCCTGGGAAGAGAATTTCGACGGTACACAGATTGACTCTACAGCATGGAGCAAATGTACTCGCGGAAATCCCGATTGGCAGAACACCCAATCGCCGGATCCGCGCCTTTATGAAGTGAGCGACGGCACACTGAAACTGCGGGGAATCGTAAACGACGACACCACCAAGGATCCTGCTCCATATCTTACCGGAGGCATCTGGACAAAGGACAAGAAATCGTTTGACCCGGGGCGTTTCGAGATTCGTGCGAAGCTCCATGGTGCCAAAGGCGCATGGCCTGCAATATGGCTCCTCCCTTACGACCACAAAAACAATATGTGGCCCAATGGCGGCGAAATCGACATTATGGAGCGCCTCAATAACAATCATGGCGCTTACCAGACGGTGCATTCCCACTACACACACGACCTTGGCCGTACAGCCAACCCCCAGTCGACAGGCATATATCCCATCAATCGCGAGGAATTCAACGTGTATGGAGTTGAGATGTATCCCGACAAAATCGTATTCATGATTAACGGAGAGCCGACACTTACCTATCCTAAGGTGAATGACGGGGCCGAAGGTCAGTTCCCCTTCTACATACCCCAGTATCTGCTCATAGACATGCAGCTTGGCGGGCAGTGGGTTGGTGATGTTGACCCTGCCGACCTGCCTGTGGAGATGGAGATTGACTGGGTCCGCTACTACGAGCCTGTAAAATGA
- a CDS encoding PepSY-like domain-containing protein → MITTYFPKAKISMIKVDKHLLKKTDYDVKLVNGTKIEFNNSGEWTSVDCKKKSVPDELVPKHIRRKVAASYPDAIINRINKKSVGHIVGLSDGTELRFSLLGQLKKSSDSLEE, encoded by the coding sequence ATGATTACCACCTATTTCCCAAAGGCAAAAATATCTATGATTAAGGTCGACAAGCATCTGCTTAAGAAGACTGACTATGACGTAAAGCTGGTAAACGGCACTAAGATAGAATTCAACAATTCTGGAGAATGGACATCCGTCGACTGCAAAAAGAAGAGTGTCCCCGATGAACTCGTGCCTAAACATATCCGCAGAAAAGTGGCTGCGAGTTATCCTGATGCTATTATAAACCGAATCAACAAGAAATCAGTCGGTCATATAGTCGGGCTTTCTGATGGTACGGAATTGAGATTCAGCCTACTTGGTCAGCTCAAAAAGAGTTCCGACAGTCTTGAGGAATAA
- a CDS encoding lipocalin family protein: MKTLQKLLLISVLMFSFSCVFSACGDDDDEPEGTSGAPYPGVWRVTYVNVTDEDGESYAGPMPDETKIKLTLYQNGNFIFESLVEDDLDGPSAVTEKGTWSYGNQVLTLNVTEPYAGRGTINVITWTDTKLVTNIPDEMDAGSGTLTWTKSAGVNI, translated from the coding sequence ATGAAAACCTTACAAAAATTATTGCTAATCAGTGTGTTGATGTTCTCTTTTTCGTGTGTTTTCTCTGCTTGCGGCGACGATGACGACGAACCGGAAGGTACTTCCGGTGCTCCATATCCTGGAGTCTGGAGAGTGACTTATGTGAATGTGACTGATGAAGATGGCGAATCTTATGCCGGTCCGATGCCTGATGAAACAAAAATAAAATTGACGTTATATCAAAACGGGAATTTTATTTTTGAAAGCCTTGTAGAAGATGATCTGGATGGACCTTCTGCTGTCACAGAAAAAGGGACGTGGAGCTATGGAAATCAAGTGTTGACGTTGAATGTTACTGAGCCTTACGCAGGACGTGGAACCATTAATGTAATTACTTGGACTGACACAAAACTCGTAACAAATATTCCTGATGAAATGGACGCCGGTAGTGGTACATTGACATGGACTAAGAGTGCGGGAGTGAATATATGA
- a CDS encoding PepSY-like domain-containing protein has product MARADKYTLDRDNLPVKAQEMITTYFPKAKISMIKVDKHLLKKTDYDVKLVNGTKIEFNNAGEWTSVDCKKKSVPTELVPKHIRRKVASSYPDATITRITKKSGGHIVGLSDGTELKFNLLGQLKKSSDSLDE; this is encoded by the coding sequence ATGGCCAGGGCCGATAAATACACCCTTGACCGTGACAATCTTCCTGTAAAGGCGCAGGAGATGATTACCACCTATTTCCCAAAGGCAAAAATATCTATGATTAAGGTCGACAAACATCTGCTTAAAAAGACCGACTATGATGTAAAGCTGGTAAACGGCACTAAAATAGAATTCAACAATGCGGGCGAATGGACATCCGTCGACTGCAAAAAGAAGAGTGTCCCGACTGAGCTCGTGCCTAAACATATCCGGAGAAAAGTGGCTTCAAGCTATCCTGATGCCACTATAACCCGAATCACCAAGAAGTCAGGCGGACATATCGTCGGGCTTTCTGACGGCACGGAATTGAAGTTCAATCTGCTCGGTCAGCTCAAAAAGAGTTCCGACAGTCTTGACGAGTAA
- a CDS encoding zeta toxin family protein: MAASEHRPVLIVIAGPNGSGKTSVTSKILHHEWLEDSEYINPDNVARDVFGDWNNQASVLKAANYCNEWRERCLAERKSHIFETVMSAADKVDYILRAKQAGFFIRLFFVSTESPTINAKRVANRVLNGGHDVPIPKIISRYDKSIANCIALAPYVDRLYVYDNSIEDAEARLLFRLSDGELAKRYVEELPNWASNILPR; the protein is encoded by the coding sequence ATGGCGGCAAGTGAGCACAGACCGGTGCTGATAGTGATTGCCGGGCCCAATGGGTCGGGCAAGACTTCCGTGACCTCCAAGATTCTGCATCATGAGTGGTTGGAGGATTCGGAATATATCAATCCCGACAATGTCGCCCGCGATGTATTCGGCGACTGGAACAATCAGGCATCTGTACTGAAAGCCGCCAACTATTGCAATGAATGGAGGGAAAGATGTCTTGCCGAACGCAAGAGCCATATCTTTGAGACTGTGATGTCTGCTGCAGATAAGGTCGATTACATTCTCAGAGCGAAGCAAGCCGGATTCTTTATCCGTCTGTTCTTCGTTTCCACTGAATCGCCGACAATAAATGCGAAGCGAGTAGCAAACCGAGTGCTGAATGGAGGTCACGATGTGCCTATACCCAAAATTATATCCCGCTACGACAAGTCCATCGCAAACTGTATAGCTTTGGCTCCATACGTTGACAGGCTCTATGTCTACGACAACTCAATTGAGGACGCGGAAGCCCGGCTTTTGTTCCGATTGAGCGACGGTGAGCTTGCGAAACGCTATGTCGAAGAGCTTCCCAACTGGGCTTCAAACATACTTCCGAGATAA
- a CDS encoding RagB/SusD family nutrient uptake outer membrane protein gives MKHNIFNIKTLFGSALIAAMAMTSTSCSDDFLNVDNPNQPSSSTFWANEADALMGLTACYDAMQSMNLYNDHLDNWNFGFLSRETSTDNGDHTWGNWMLGSSISECTSGTNDECFSMYWNANFELVKRCNEVTANIDRIAASDAVKNVFRAEAMALRALAYCNLTSVFRDVPYFTEPLTMATAEVAKTPKADIVNSIIAELKANLPNLPAKGSQSVGRMSREAGYAILGRIALFSGLYDEAINAYKNVYGKAQLFKAGDGSDLYANFRDLFTEANENADEVLLSVHYKGPALGEGQTFGIAWKAPMNAIEASMNLANEYYCTDGLPITESPLFPAELLPGGSNPYSKTNQDLRMWDNRDPRLKGTLFVPGMTWNGTYYATCGASSTVHIFKWYIPENTQNEYDGSMDYYIIRYAEVLLSYAEALIEKGTDTTTAIDCIDQVRQRVGMPKVGDVEGKNKSLSQAELRAIVRHERRVELAFEDLRFADLYRWGEFANAQTRMQQDRANGYGVLNHQNPRGPQDTVWPIPQGEINTNSKLVQHDEWK, from the coding sequence ATGAAACATAATATTTTCAACATAAAGACTCTTTTTGGCTCGGCCCTCATTGCGGCCATGGCCATGACGTCGACCTCTTGCTCCGATGACTTCCTCAATGTCGACAACCCCAACCAGCCCTCGTCATCCACATTCTGGGCTAACGAGGCAGATGCCCTGATGGGGCTTACCGCCTGCTACGACGCTATGCAGTCGATGAACCTCTACAACGATCACCTCGACAACTGGAACTTCGGTTTCCTCTCGCGCGAGACATCGACCGACAACGGTGACCACACCTGGGGCAACTGGATGCTCGGCAGCTCAATCAGCGAATGTACTTCCGGCACCAACGACGAGTGCTTCTCGATGTACTGGAACGCCAACTTCGAGCTCGTTAAGCGTTGCAACGAGGTGACTGCCAATATCGACCGTATCGCAGCATCCGATGCTGTAAAGAATGTGTTCCGTGCCGAAGCCATGGCTCTGCGCGCGCTCGCTTACTGCAACCTTACATCGGTGTTCCGCGATGTGCCCTATTTCACCGAGCCGCTCACGATGGCAACTGCCGAAGTAGCTAAAACTCCGAAGGCCGATATCGTCAACTCGATTATTGCCGAGCTGAAAGCCAATCTCCCCAACCTCCCCGCAAAGGGCTCACAGAGCGTAGGCCGCATGAGCCGCGAAGCCGGATACGCCATCCTCGGTCGTATCGCCCTCTTCTCCGGCCTTTATGACGAAGCTATCAATGCGTATAAGAATGTATACGGCAAGGCACAGCTCTTTAAGGCCGGCGACGGCTCCGACCTCTATGCCAACTTCCGCGACCTCTTTACCGAAGCCAATGAAAACGCCGACGAAGTGCTCCTGAGCGTGCACTACAAGGGCCCGGCTCTGGGCGAAGGTCAGACATTCGGTATCGCATGGAAAGCTCCCATGAACGCTATCGAGGCATCGATGAACCTTGCCAACGAATATTACTGCACCGATGGTCTCCCCATCACTGAGTCTCCTCTCTTCCCCGCCGAACTCCTCCCGGGCGGAAGCAATCCCTATTCGAAGACCAATCAGGATCTCCGTATGTGGGACAACCGCGACCCGCGTCTCAAAGGCACTCTGTTTGTGCCCGGCATGACATGGAATGGCACATATTACGCTACCTGCGGAGCATCGTCTACAGTGCATATCTTCAAATGGTACATCCCCGAAAATACCCAGAACGAATACGACGGCTCAATGGACTACTACATTATCCGCTATGCCGAGGTGCTTCTCAGCTATGCTGAGGCTCTTATCGAGAAGGGTACCGACACTACTACAGCCATCGACTGCATCGACCAGGTGCGTCAGCGCGTAGGTATGCCCAAGGTAGGTGATGTAGAGGGTAAGAACAAGAGCCTCTCTCAGGCCGAGCTTCGTGCTATCGTGCGCCACGAGCGTCGCGTAGAGCTCGCCTTCGAGGATCTCCGTTTTGCCGACCTCTATCGCTGGGGTGAGTTTGCAAATGCCCAGACTCGCATGCAGCAGGACCGTGCCAACGGTTATGGTGTGCTGAACCACCAGAACCCCCGTGGTCCTCAGGATACAGTATGGCCCATTCCTCAGGGCGAGATAAACACCAACTCCAAGCTCGTGCAGCACGACGAATGGAAGTAA
- the mce gene encoding methylmalonyl-CoA epimerase, which yields MNISHIEHVGIAVPSLDEAIPFYENILGLKCFAIEEVADQKVRTAFFQVGQTKIELLEGTSDDSAISKFIANNGGRGGIQHIAFAMADGVANALAEAEEKGCRLIDKAPRKGAEGLNIAFLHPKSTCGTLVELCEDPKKM from the coding sequence ATGAACATCTCCCACATTGAACATGTAGGCATAGCCGTTCCCTCGCTGGACGAGGCTATCCCCTTCTACGAAAACATCCTTGGCCTTAAGTGTTTTGCCATCGAAGAAGTAGCCGACCAGAAAGTGCGCACAGCATTCTTCCAGGTAGGACAGACCAAAATCGAGCTGCTTGAAGGCACATCCGATGACAGCGCCATCTCCAAGTTTATCGCCAACAACGGCGGTCGCGGCGGCATACAGCACATCGCATTCGCCATGGCCGACGGCGTGGCCAACGCACTGGCCGAAGCCGAGGAAAAAGGCTGCCGTCTTATCGACAAGGCTCCCCGCAAGGGCGCAGAGGGCCTCAACATCGCCTTCCTCCACCCCAAATCGACATGCGGCACACTCGTAGAACTCTGCGAGGACCCCAAGAAGATGTAA
- the dnaK gene encoding molecular chaperone DnaK, protein MGKIIGIDLGTTNSCVAVLEGNDPVVIPNSEGRNTTPSIVAFIAGGERKVGDPAKRQAITNPEGTVYSIKRFMGERYDEVAEEVKRVPYEVAKADNGTVRVLVDGREYTPQEISAMILQKMKKTAEDYLGQTVDEAVITVPAYFNDSQRQATKEAGEIAGLKVRRIVNEPTAAALAYGLDKSDKDQKIAVFDLGGGTFDISILELGDGVFEVKSTNGDTHLGGDDFDHVIIDWLADGFQQEYGVDLRKDSMALQRLKEAAEKAKIELSSSTTTEINLPYIMPVDGVPRHLVKTLTRAEFERLADRLIQATIKPCEQALNDAGLKASDIDEVILVGGSTRIPAIQEIVKKFFGKAPSKGVNPDEVVAVGAAIQGGVLSGDVKDVLLLDVVPLSVGIETLGGVMTKLIEANTTIPTRKSETFSTAADNQPSVEIHVLQGERPLAKDDKTLGKFHLDGIAPAPRGIPQIEVTFEIDANGILNVSAKDKATGKEQSIRIEASSGLTDAEIKRMKDEAAANAAADEAEKQKIDKLNQADALIFQTEKQLSELGDKIPADKKSAIEAGVAKLKDAHKAQDVAACDAAIKEIEAAFGAAQQDILNAQQQAQSAAGQQAGPQPGASQPSGDDHVTDVDFEEVK, encoded by the coding sequence ATGGGAAAAATAATCGGTATTGACTTGGGTACTACCAATTCATGTGTAGCCGTACTTGAGGGTAACGACCCTGTGGTTATCCCTAACAGCGAGGGACGCAACACCACACCTTCTATCGTGGCTTTTATCGCCGGAGGCGAGCGTAAGGTAGGCGATCCTGCCAAGCGTCAGGCTATCACCAATCCTGAAGGCACCGTATATTCAATCAAGCGTTTCATGGGTGAACGCTACGACGAGGTTGCCGAAGAGGTAAAGCGTGTGCCCTACGAAGTTGCAAAGGCCGACAACGGCACCGTGCGTGTGCTTGTCGATGGCCGCGAATATACACCTCAGGAGATTTCGGCCATGATTCTTCAGAAGATGAAGAAGACTGCCGAGGACTACCTGGGCCAGACTGTAGACGAGGCCGTAATCACCGTGCCCGCCTACTTCAACGATTCACAGCGTCAGGCTACCAAGGAAGCCGGTGAGATTGCCGGTCTCAAGGTGCGCCGTATCGTCAACGAGCCTACCGCGGCTGCGCTTGCTTACGGTCTCGACAAGAGCGACAAGGATCAGAAGATTGCCGTGTTCGACCTCGGTGGCGGTACATTCGATATCTCCATCCTTGAGCTTGGCGACGGCGTGTTTGAGGTTAAGTCGACCAACGGTGATACACACCTTGGCGGTGACGACTTCGACCATGTCATCATCGACTGGCTCGCCGACGGATTCCAGCAGGAATACGGCGTTGACCTCCGCAAGGACTCAATGGCTCTCCAGCGTCTGAAAGAGGCTGCCGAGAAGGCCAAAATCGAACTTTCGAGCTCTACAACCACTGAAATCAACCTTCCCTACATCATGCCTGTCGACGGTGTTCCCCGCCACTTGGTAAAGACTCTTACCCGCGCCGAGTTCGAGCGTCTGGCCGACAGACTTATCCAGGCTACAATCAAACCTTGCGAGCAGGCTCTCAACGACGCCGGTCTCAAGGCTTCCGACATCGACGAGGTGATTCTCGTAGGCGGCTCGACACGTATCCCCGCTATCCAGGAGATTGTAAAGAAATTCTTCGGCAAGGCTCCTTCGAAGGGTGTCAACCCCGACGAAGTGGTAGCCGTAGGCGCCGCTATCCAGGGTGGTGTGCTCTCCGGCGATGTTAAGGATGTGCTTCTCCTCGACGTTGTGCCTCTGTCGGTGGGTATCGAGACCCTCGGCGGTGTCATGACCAAACTTATCGAGGCCAACACTACCATCCCTACACGTAAGAGCGAGACATTCTCTACCGCAGCCGACAACCAGCCTTCGGTAGAAATCCATGTGCTCCAGGGCGAACGTCCTCTTGCAAAAGACGACAAGACCCTCGGCAAGTTCCATCTCGACGGTATCGCACCCGCACCACGTGGCATTCCTCAGATTGAGGTTACTTTCGAGATTGACGCCAACGGCATCCTCAACGTGTCGGCCAAGGACAAGGCTACCGGCAAGGAGCAGAGCATCCGTATCGAGGCTTCATCGGGCCTTACCGATGCTGAAATCAAGCGTATGAAGGACGAGGCAGCAGCCAACGCCGCAGCCGACGAGGCCGAGAAGCAGAAGATTGACAAACTCAATCAGGCCGACGCCCTCATCTTCCAGACCGAGAAACAGCTCTCTGAACTCGGCGACAAGATTCCTGCCGACAAGAAATCGGCCATCGAAGCCGGTGTGGCCAAGCTGAAGGATGCCCACAAGGCTCAGGACGTGGCTGCATGCGATGCCGCAATCAAGGAGATTGAGGCCGCATTCGGTGCCGCACAGCAGGATATCCTCAACGCCCAGCAGCAGGCTCAGTCGGCTGCCGGTCAGCAGGCAGGTCCTCAGCCGGGCGCCTCGCAGCCCTCAGGCGACGACCATGTGACCGACGTAGACTTCGAGGAAGTGAAGTAA
- a CDS encoding SusC/RagA family TonB-linked outer membrane protein has product MSVNYFSKFRRGMAMSAMVCAVTVAQGAVVKGTVTDPDGEPLIGARVEIKGTKVTVITDVNGEFRLDADPKQSITVSYIGYSPATYPVGDRTSFDVVLQPSSTMLDETVVVGYATQKKINLTGAVASVSSKDIENIPVANTATLLQGRVPGLVMTGSGAQAGADNPEIRIRGIGTFGNNNPMLLIDGVECALSQLSELPAADIESVSVLKDAASAAIYGVRAANGVILVTTKRGQKSEKVSVNYQGSYTLQTPGTLPNYVDSYNWALIRNEAMAYANRDATYDDAALQKLRDGSDPDHYANTDWLDEVLRNAPMWQHRIGVSGGSGTSNYMASLSYSNQDGIMMQTGVERLGFRLNLDTKYKRFSFGMNAFGSRSKITAPCINVDGEGGVMRYISWFTRPTVPAMYSNGHFGYIDGSSNTPSGLNAEQMKNPLESMTNGYRNNYKWFFNGKAWAAIDIYDGLKYQLNLAYNFDMNTTKAFNPTGGERYDSDGNVIKAGSTENSLTDYWYNNATWTIENLLTYNKRFGVHEINLLAGHSAISSEYRSTTASKAGFPTNNIYELDGGTKNPTAGGSSQGYRLQSFFGRINYIYDNRYMLEFNVRHDGSSRLPSKNRYATFPSVSLGWVFTNEKFFQNFNIQEILNMGKIRASWGKLGNQEIGNYPYTATLGASGNYFFNEAVDKQAGMVATSVPNDDIRWETTRTWNLGVDLGFWNNRVTTSFDWFDKKTSDILMQLAMPGIFLGNLGAPYQNVGTVRNRGLEWSVNYLDSYGDWTWNVGFSISHVKNEILAMGGQEERISGNTINRIGDPIGSYYALKAIGIYRTQDDVNNRLTPDGQVVTQYGSVPKPGDIMYEDVDGSGDVNDTDRKIIGNPFPKYSYAFNLGATWKNFDVSAFFQGVSGIERYCWETTSDIRGNLTERFLDRWSETNPNGSMPRIGNTANDKYSSFWLEDASYLRLKTVEVGYTFRQPVLAKAGISSIRLYFSGGNLWTITSLKNWDPEKTSGDSRQDVHPGMKTYSFGVNVQF; this is encoded by the coding sequence ATGAGTGTGAACTATTTCAGTAAGTTCCGCCGCGGCATGGCCATGAGCGCTATGGTCTGCGCTGTCACTGTGGCTCAAGGAGCCGTGGTGAAGGGAACTGTCACCGATCCTGACGGTGAGCCGTTGATCGGCGCGAGAGTTGAAATCAAGGGCACGAAAGTGACCGTGATTACTGACGTAAATGGAGAATTCAGGCTTGATGCTGACCCGAAGCAGAGCATTACGGTAAGCTATATCGGCTATTCGCCCGCAACCTATCCCGTTGGCGACCGTACATCGTTCGATGTCGTGCTCCAGCCCTCAAGCACAATGCTTGACGAAACTGTGGTAGTAGGTTATGCCACACAAAAGAAAATCAACCTTACAGGTGCGGTAGCCTCTGTATCTTCCAAGGATATTGAAAACATACCCGTGGCCAACACTGCAACCCTACTTCAAGGACGTGTACCCGGACTTGTGATGACAGGAAGTGGCGCCCAGGCCGGTGCCGACAACCCTGAAATCCGTATCCGCGGTATCGGTACTTTCGGCAACAACAACCCGATGCTCCTTATCGACGGAGTAGAGTGTGCCCTCTCGCAGCTGTCGGAACTACCCGCAGCCGATATCGAGAGTGTGTCGGTACTTAAGGACGCTGCATCAGCGGCAATCTATGGTGTGCGTGCCGCCAACGGCGTTATCCTTGTCACCACCAAGCGCGGACAGAAGTCGGAGAAGGTAAGCGTGAACTACCAGGGCAGCTATACCCTCCAGACTCCCGGCACTCTTCCCAATTATGTCGACTCCTACAACTGGGCTCTTATCCGCAACGAGGCCATGGCATATGCCAACCGTGATGCAACATACGACGACGCAGCCCTCCAGAAACTGCGCGACGGCAGCGACCCCGACCATTATGCCAACACCGACTGGCTCGACGAGGTGCTTCGCAACGCTCCCATGTGGCAGCATCGCATAGGCGTGTCGGGCGGCTCGGGCACCAGCAACTATATGGCGTCGCTCAGCTACTCCAACCAGGACGGTATCATGATGCAGACCGGCGTTGAGCGTCTCGGATTCCGTCTTAACCTCGACACCAAATACAAGCGATTCTCATTCGGTATGAACGCTTTCGGTTCGCGCAGCAAGATTACCGCTCCATGTATCAATGTAGACGGTGAGGGTGGTGTGATGCGCTACATCTCGTGGTTTACACGCCCCACTGTGCCAGCTATGTACTCCAACGGTCATTTCGGTTATATCGACGGTTCGTCCAACACACCTTCCGGTCTTAACGCCGAGCAGATGAAGAACCCGCTTGAGAGCATGACCAACGGCTACCGCAACAACTACAAATGGTTCTTCAACGGAAAGGCCTGGGCCGCAATCGACATCTACGATGGCCTCAAGTACCAGCTCAACCTCGCCTACAACTTCGACATGAACACCACCAAGGCGTTCAATCCCACCGGCGGCGAGCGTTACGATTCCGACGGCAATGTAATCAAGGCCGGCAGCACCGAGAACTCACTCACAGACTACTGGTACAACAACGCCACCTGGACCATCGAAAACCTCCTTACCTACAACAAGCGCTTCGGTGTACATGAAATCAACCTCCTTGCCGGCCACTCGGCCATCAGTTCGGAGTACCGCAGCACCACTGCCTCCAAGGCCGGTTTCCCGACCAACAATATCTATGAACTCGACGGCGGCACAAAGAATCCTACAGCCGGCGGCAGCTCGCAGGGATATCGCCTGCAGTCGTTTTTCGGGCGCATCAACTACATCTACGACAACCGCTACATGCTGGAATTCAACGTGCGCCACGACGGTTCGTCACGCCTCCCCTCCAAGAATCGCTACGCCACATTCCCCTCAGTATCGCTAGGTTGGGTGTTCACCAACGAGAAGTTCTTCCAGAATTTCAATATTCAGGAGATTCTCAACATGGGTAAGATTCGTGCCTCATGGGGTAAGCTCGGCAACCAGGAGATAGGCAACTATCCCTACACAGCCACCCTCGGCGCATCGGGCAACTATTTCTTCAACGAGGCTGTCGACAAGCAGGCCGGTATGGTAGCCACCTCTGTGCCTAACGACGATATCCGCTGGGAGACAACCCGCACATGGAACCTCGGTGTCGACCTCGGATTCTGGAACAACCGCGTCACCACCTCTTTCGACTGGTTCGACAAGAAGACCTCCGACATCCTCATGCAGCTCGCCATGCCCGGTATATTCCTCGGCAACCTCGGTGCTCCTTACCAGAATGTGGGTACAGTGCGCAACCGTGGTCTCGAATGGAGTGTGAACTATCTCGACTCCTACGGCGACTGGACATGGAACGTAGGCTTCAGCATCTCTCATGTGAAGAACGAAATTCTCGCCATGGGAGGTCAGGAAGAGCGTATCTCCGGCAATACCATCAACCGCATCGGCGATCCTATCGGATCATATTATGCGCTCAAGGCTATCGGCATCTACCGCACACAGGATGATGTCAACAACCGCCTCACCCCCGACGGACAGGTTGTCACTCAGTACGGCTCTGTTCCCAAGCCCGGCGATATCATGTATGAGGATGTTGACGGAAGCGGCGATGTCAACGACACCGACCGCAAGATTATCGGTAATCCCTTCCCCAAATACAGCTACGCATTCAACCTCGGCGCCACTTGGAAAAACTTCGACGTGTCGGCATTCTTCCAGGGCGTAAGCGGTATCGAACGCTACTGCTGGGAGACTACCTCCGATATCCGAGGCAACCTCACCGAACGCTTCCTCGACCGCTGGTCAGAGACAAACCCCAACGGCTCAATGCCCCGTATCGGCAACACCGCCAACGACAAATACTCTTCATTCTGGCTCGAAGACGCAAGCTATCTGCGTCTGAAGACAGTCGAAGTTGGCTACACTTTCCGTCAGCCAGTGCTCGCCAAGGCCGGTATCTCCAGCATCCGTCTCTACTTCTCGGGCGGCAACCTCTGGACAATCACCAGCCTCAAGAACTGGGATCCCGAAAAGACCTCAGGCGACAGCCGTCAGGATGTGCATCCCGGCATGAAGACATATTCATTCGGCGTTAATGTTCAATTCTAA